In the genome of Vicia villosa cultivar HV-30 ecotype Madison, WI linkage group LG7, Vvil1.0, whole genome shotgun sequence, one region contains:
- the LOC131616958 gene encoding meiotic nuclear division protein 1 homolog translates to MSKKRGLSLEEKREKMLQIFYESQDFYLLKELEKMGPKKGVISQSVKDVVQSLVDDDLVSKDKIGTSVYFWSLPSCAGNQLRNVHQKLDSDLQSSGKRHAQLVEQCEALKKGREESDEREAALADLKAIELKHKELKNELEKYRDNDPAAFEAMKEAIEVAHTSANRWTDNIFTLKQWCSNNFPQAKEQLENMYKEIGITDDFDYLEMAPLPSKAEAE, encoded by the exons ATG TCGAAGAAAAGAGGTTTGTCTTTGGAAGAGAAGCGAGAGAAGATGCTTCAAATTTTTTACGAATCTCAAGATTTCTACCTG CTTAAGGAGCTTGAGAAGATGGGTCCCAAAAAGGGTGTTATTTCTCAGTCTGTGAAAGATGTTGTCCAAAGCTTGGTGGATGATGACCTTGTTTCTAAGGATAAGATAGGAACTTCT GTATACTTCTGGAGTCTTCCTAGCTGTGCTGGGAATCAG CttaggaatgtgcatcaaaaacTTGATTCTGATCTGCAAAGCAGTGGGAAGCGGCATGCCCAACTTGTTGAACAATGCGAGGCATTAAAGAAAGGGCGTGAGGAATCT GATGAACGAGAGGCAGCCCTAGCAGATTTAAAAGCCATTGAGCTGAAGCATAAGGAATTAAAG AACGAGTTGGAAAAATATAGAGATAATGATCCAGCTGCCTTTGAAGCAATGA AGGAAGCAATTGAAGTTGCTCATACATCAGCTAACAGATGGACAG ACAATATTTTCACTCTGAAGCAATGGTGTTCAAACAATTTCCCTCAGGCTAAGGAACAACTGGAAAACATGTACAAGGAG ATTGGTATTACAGATGATTTTGACTATTTGGAGATGGCACCTCTTCCATCAAAAGCAGAAGCTGAATGA